From a single Sphingobacteriales bacterium genomic region:
- a CDS encoding LemA family protein has translation MAIYLTIALIILLIAILIAYNSIIYRKNQVDNAFAGIDTMLKKRYELIPALTETVKAYMAHERELLEGVTRLRNLYLSENQQSGKIEFADQLARQVGELFVQVENYPQL, from the coding sequence ATGGCAATTTATCTGACTATTGCTTTGATAATATTGTTGATTGCGATATTAATAGCATATAATTCAATTATTTACAGAAAGAATCAGGTGGACAATGCCTTTGCCGGTATTGATACCATGTTGAAAAAAAGATATGAACTGATACCTGCCCTTACCGAAACTGTTAAAGCTTATATGGCGCATGAAAGAGAGCTTTTGGAAGGAGTTACCCGGTTAAGGAATTTGTATTTATCAGAAAATCAGCAATCAGGGAAAATTGAATTTGCCGATCAGCTTGCCAGACAGGTAGGAGAGTTGTTTGTTCAGGTTGAAAATTATCCGCAGCTGAA